One stretch of Methylococcus capsulatus DNA includes these proteins:
- the rplW gene encoding 50S ribosomal protein L23, with product MNQIELMRTLLAPVVSEKSTAGAEKDRQFVFRVKPAASKLQIKNAVELMFGVKVESVRVLNVKGKSKRFGRFMGQRSDWKKAYVKLKPGFDIELAVN from the coding sequence ATGAATCAAATCGAGTTGATGCGTACCCTGCTCGCCCCCGTGGTCTCTGAAAAATCGACCGCCGGCGCGGAAAAAGACCGCCAATTCGTGTTCCGGGTCAAGCCGGCCGCGAGCAAGCTCCAGATCAAAAACGCAGTGGAGCTTATGTTCGGTGTGAAGGTCGAATCCGTGCGTGTGCTCAACGTCAAGGGCAAATCCAAGCGTTTCGGGCGGTTCATGGGTCAGCGTTCAGACTGGAAGAAAGCTTACGTGAAGCTGAAGCCGGGCTTTGATATTGAGCTGGCGGTAAATTAA
- the tuf gene encoding elongation factor Tu, which yields MSKEKFTRTKPHVNVGTIGHVDHGKTTLTAALTKCMAAKFGGEFKAYDQIDAAPEERARGITIATAHVEYESAKRHYAHVDCPGHADYVKNMITGAAQMDGAILVVSAADGPMPQTREHILLARQVGVPYIVVFLNKADMVDDPELLELVEMEVRELLSKYDFPGDDIPIIKGSALKALEGDTSEIGVPAVEALVQALDDYIPEPERAIDRPFLMPIEDVFSISGRGTVVTGRVERGIIKVGEEIEIVGIRPTTKTTCTGVEMFRKLLDQGQAGDNIGVLLRGTKREDVERGQVLAKPGSITPHTHFEAEIYVLSKEEGGRHTPFFNGYRPQFYFRTTDVTGAVTLPEGVEMVMPGDNVKIEVKLIAPIAMDEGLRFAVREGGRTVGAGVVSKIIE from the coding sequence GTGTCCAAAGAGAAATTTACGCGCACGAAACCGCATGTGAATGTGGGAACGATAGGTCACGTGGATCATGGGAAGACGACGCTGACGGCGGCCCTGACCAAGTGCATGGCGGCGAAGTTCGGAGGGGAATTCAAAGCCTACGACCAGATTGACGCGGCGCCGGAAGAGCGTGCGCGCGGGATCACCATTGCCACCGCCCACGTGGAATACGAATCGGCCAAGCGTCACTACGCCCACGTCGACTGTCCCGGACACGCCGACTACGTCAAGAACATGATCACCGGCGCGGCCCAAATGGACGGTGCCATCCTGGTGGTGTCCGCGGCTGACGGGCCGATGCCGCAGACCCGCGAGCACATCCTGCTGGCGCGTCAGGTGGGGGTGCCGTATATCGTCGTGTTCCTGAACAAGGCCGACATGGTGGACGACCCGGAGCTGCTCGAGCTGGTTGAGATGGAAGTGCGCGAACTGCTCTCCAAGTACGACTTCCCGGGCGACGACATTCCGATCATCAAAGGGTCGGCGCTGAAGGCGCTGGAAGGCGACACCAGCGAAATCGGCGTTCCGGCGGTCGAAGCGCTGGTGCAGGCGTTGGACGACTACATTCCCGAGCCCGAGCGGGCGATCGACCGGCCGTTCCTCATGCCGATCGAAGACGTGTTCTCGATATCCGGGCGCGGCACGGTGGTGACTGGACGCGTCGAGCGCGGCATCATCAAAGTGGGCGAAGAAATCGAAATCGTCGGCATCCGGCCGACGACCAAGACCACCTGCACCGGCGTGGAAATGTTTCGGAAGCTGCTGGATCAAGGGCAGGCCGGCGACAACATCGGCGTGCTGCTGCGCGGCACCAAGCGGGAAGACGTCGAGCGCGGGCAGGTACTGGCCAAGCCCGGCAGCATCACCCCGCACACGCACTTCGAAGCGGAGATCTACGTTCTGTCCAAGGAAGAAGGCGGTCGTCACACACCGTTCTTCAACGGCTACCGGCCGCAGTTTTATTTCCGGACCACCGACGTCACCGGTGCGGTGACGCTGCCGGAAGGGGTCGAGATGGTCATGCCGGGTGACAACGTCAAGATCGAAGTGAAACTGATCGCGCCGATTGCGATGGACGAAGGCTTGCGGTTTGCCGTGCGCGAAGGCGGTCGTACCGTCGGCGCCGGCGTTGTCTCCAAGATCATCGAGTGA
- the rpsJ gene encoding 30S ribosomal protein S10, protein MAKQRIRIRLKAFDHRLIDQSASEIVETAKRTGAQVLGPIPLPTKKERFTVLVSPHVNKDARDQYELRTHKRLMDIIEPTDKTVDALMRLDLAAGVDVQIKLN, encoded by the coding sequence ATGGCTAAGCAGAGAATTCGTATCCGTTTGAAGGCGTTCGATCATCGGCTCATCGACCAGTCGGCGTCGGAAATCGTCGAGACCGCAAAACGTACCGGCGCACAGGTGCTGGGTCCGATCCCGTTGCCGACGAAGAAGGAACGGTTCACGGTGCTGGTGTCTCCTCACGTGAACAAGGATGCCCGTGATCAATACGAGCTTCGCACCCACAAGCGCCTGATGGACATCATCGAGCCCACGGACAAAACCGTGGATGCGTTGATGCGCCTGGATTTGGCCGCGGGTGTCGATGTTCAGATCAAGCTGAACTGA
- the rplB gene encoding 50S ribosomal protein L2 — MALIKQKPTSAGARFVTRVRSEELYKGEPYAKLLEKQTRSSGRNNQGRVTTRHKGGGHKQFYRIVDFKRDKFDVPARVERIEYDPNRTAYIALVLYRDGERRYIIAPAGLSAGNEIVSGEFAPIKVGNALPLRNIPVGTVVHCVEGKPGKGAQYARSAGTSIQLVAKDGEYATLRMRSGEMRKVLADCKATIGEVSNTEHNLVSLGKAGASRWRGVRPTVRGVAMNPVDHPHGGGEGRTSGGRHPVSPWGIPTKGYKTRNNKRTDGLIIRRRKTR; from the coding sequence ATGGCTCTGATTAAACAAAAACCTACTTCCGCTGGCGCACGGTTTGTGACAAGGGTGCGCAGCGAGGAACTGTACAAGGGCGAACCGTATGCGAAACTGCTCGAGAAGCAGACGCGTTCCTCGGGCCGCAATAATCAGGGCCGTGTGACAACTCGGCACAAAGGAGGCGGCCATAAGCAGTTCTATCGTATCGTGGATTTCAAGCGCGATAAGTTCGACGTGCCGGCGCGCGTGGAGCGTATCGAATACGATCCGAACCGCACTGCTTACATCGCGCTCGTGCTGTATCGTGACGGAGAACGGCGCTATATCATCGCCCCCGCAGGTTTGAGCGCCGGCAATGAAATCGTCAGCGGGGAATTCGCTCCGATCAAGGTCGGCAACGCTCTGCCGCTGCGGAACATTCCCGTCGGCACCGTCGTGCATTGCGTCGAAGGCAAACCGGGAAAAGGTGCGCAATATGCACGCAGTGCCGGCACGTCGATCCAGTTGGTCGCAAAGGATGGCGAATACGCCACCCTGCGCATGCGATCCGGTGAGATGCGCAAGGTGCTGGCCGATTGCAAAGCCACGATCGGCGAGGTCTCCAATACCGAACATAATTTGGTTTCGTTGGGGAAGGCGGGGGCCTCGCGCTGGCGAGGGGTTCGCCCGACGGTCCGGGGCGTTGCCATGAATCCCGTGGACCATCCCCATGGGGGCGGTGAAGGGCGGACTTCCGGAGGCCGGCACCCCGTTTCCCCCTGGGGTATTCCCACCAAGGGCTACAAGACCCGGAACAACAAGCGAACCGATGGTCTGATCATCCGCAGACGCAAGACGCGATAA
- the rplC gene encoding 50S ribosomal protein L3, protein MAIGLVGRKCGMTHIFTDAGAAVPVTVIHVEPNRVVQVKTLESDGYRAIQVTTGSKKRSRLTKAAAGHYSKAAVEAGRGLWEFRLEDSDQDYAVGTELGVDLFTEGQFVDARSRSIGKGFAGVVKRHNFRTQDATHGNSLSHRAPGSIGQNQTPGRVFKGKRMAGHMGDKNVTVPNLRVVGVDAERSLLLVKGAVPGAKGADVIVRPAAKK, encoded by the coding sequence ATGGCCATAGGTTTAGTCGGCCGCAAGTGCGGAATGACCCATATTTTTACGGATGCCGGCGCAGCCGTTCCGGTGACGGTGATCCATGTCGAGCCCAACCGGGTAGTTCAGGTTAAGACCCTGGAGTCAGACGGCTATCGCGCCATTCAGGTGACTACCGGCAGCAAGAAACGCTCGCGTCTCACGAAAGCGGCCGCAGGCCATTACTCGAAGGCCGCCGTGGAAGCGGGGCGGGGGCTGTGGGAGTTCCGCCTGGAGGATTCCGATCAGGATTACGCCGTCGGCACCGAACTCGGTGTCGATCTGTTCACCGAAGGCCAGTTCGTCGATGCCCGCTCGCGCAGCATCGGTAAGGGCTTTGCCGGTGTGGTGAAGCGGCATAACTTCCGGACGCAGGATGCGACTCATGGTAACTCGCTGTCCCACAGGGCGCCGGGCTCCATCGGTCAGAACCAGACGCCAGGCCGTGTGTTCAAGGGCAAGAGAATGGCCGGCCACATGGGAGACAAGAACGTCACGGTTCCCAATTTGCGGGTCGTGGGCGTCGATGCCGAGCGATCCCTGCTCCTCGTGAAGGGGGCGGTGCCCGGCGCCAAGGGTGCGGACGTGATCGTTCGCCCGGCTGCGAAGAAATAG
- the rplD gene encoding 50S ribosomal protein L4: MSLSIPKIENGTAGDLEVSDKVFGQGFNESLVHQLVVGYLAAARSGTKAQKSRSDVSGGGKKPWKQKGSGHARAGTTRSPLWRTGGVTFAASNRNYRQKLNKKMYRAAVRSIFSELLRQGRLVVSDTIVPTSTKTRELAAKLKNFGEGYTVILAEQLDLNLVLSSRNLPNVSVNTADTLSPVDLVHAERVIATSSAIRKLEVRLS; the protein is encoded by the coding sequence ATGAGCCTCAGTATTCCAAAAATCGAAAACGGGACCGCCGGCGACCTGGAGGTTTCCGATAAGGTATTCGGGCAGGGATTCAATGAGTCCCTGGTGCATCAGCTCGTCGTCGGTTATCTCGCGGCAGCGCGTTCGGGGACGAAAGCACAAAAGAGCCGGTCGGACGTGTCAGGCGGCGGTAAGAAACCCTGGAAGCAGAAGGGGTCCGGTCACGCGCGGGCAGGGACGACGCGTAGCCCGCTGTGGCGCACCGGTGGTGTGACGTTCGCGGCATCCAACCGGAACTACAGGCAGAAGTTGAACAAAAAGATGTACCGGGCGGCTGTCCGGTCCATATTTTCTGAGCTGCTGCGCCAGGGACGCCTCGTCGTTTCCGACACTATCGTTCCGACGTCCACCAAGACGCGAGAGCTCGCGGCGAAGCTGAAGAACTTCGGCGAAGGGTATACCGTCATTCTGGCCGAGCAGCTTGATCTGAATCTGGTTCTCTCGTCACGCAATCTGCCTAACGTCAGTGTCAATACTGCCGACACATTGAGCCCGGTCGACCTGGTGCATGCGGAGCGCGTCATCGCCACCAGCTCGGCGATTCGTAAGCTAGAGGTAAGGCTGTCATGA